CCCTTTCCGTCTCTCCCAATGAACCCTTGGCGCTAAGGGCCCTTGGGCTCTTGCAATTTGAGCTGGGAGACTTTGAGGCAGCCAGGCGCCTTCTGCGTCGATACCTGGCCCTTGACCCCGAAGACGAAGAAACTCGCAAGGCCCTGGGCAACATCTACCTTGCCCTTGGCGAGAAGGGTTCCTACCAGGCGCTTTTCCCCGGAAAAACCAGGCCCCGCCTCAAGATAAAGGGCCCACGCCTTTTCCCCCGGGAGTTTGGCCAGGGAGACCTTGAGCCCTTTATCCCGTTTTTGACCGGACGCCCAGGCTATGCCGAAATTATCCTTAACGACTACGGCCAGGCGCGTTTCCAATTCCACGATGCCCCGCTGGATTACGAACTCCTAAGGGCCCACTTAAAAGGCGAAAGATACCTTTGCTTTTTCCCTATCTCTCACGACCTAAAGCAAAAGGTAGCAAGCCTTCAAATTTTTTTCCCGCTACGGATACTAAGGCGCCAGGCGCGTGAGGAAAACTTCTTGCGCGCCAAGCAGGAACTTTGCCTTTATATCGCCACCAGGGCTCTGCGCAAGTTAAGGGCCATGGGAATACCCTGCGTCCTTGAAAGACTTTCTCCCTGGGGATATCGTTTCTGGTTTATCTTAAAGGAACCCCTTCATTTCTTGACGGTAAAGCGATTTTTGCGCGCTCTGGAAGAAAGGCTCCCTTATCCCGAAGGTGGCGTGCGGTATGACTCCTGGGTATTTACGGCCCCGCGGGGCCTTGACTGGCAAGAAGTAGCCGTGCCCCTGCCCTTAGGGGTTCATCCCACCACCAGGCAAAGAAGTCTCCTTATCGATGACGAGGGTGAGCCCGTAGTGAATCCCTTGCTTTCCTTTAAAAAACTAAGAGAGATTAGCACAAACGAGGTTAAAAGTATCTGTCGTGGCAAAGGGCCAAACTGGCAGGAGCCAGAACGCCCTAAACTGCTTGCCA
Above is a window of Thermodesulfatator atlanticus DSM 21156 DNA encoding:
- a CDS encoding CRISPR-associated primase-polymerase type A1 yields the protein MNPLALAETLLAQGEESRARDIVLKHRLLSAQTPEEYVAWGRLCEELALPQQALECYQKALSVSPNEPLALRALGLLQFELGDFEAARRLLRRYLALDPEDEETRKALGNIYLALGEKGSYQALFPGKTRPRLKIKGPRLFPREFGQGDLEPFIPFLTGRPGYAEIILNDYGQARFQFHDAPLDYELLRAHLKGERYLCFFPISHDLKQKVASLQIFFPLRILRRQAREENFLRAKQELCLYIATRALRKLRAMGIPCVLERLSPWGYRFWFILKEPLHFLTVKRFLRALEERLPYPEGGVRYDSWVFTAPRGLDWQEVAVPLPLGVHPTTRQRSLLIDDEGEPVVNPLLSFKKLREISTNEVKSICRGKGPNWQEPERPKLLAKLFDSCPVLKAIVSKAEAGRKLTREEKLALFLTIGLLDQEGSLLHQVLYPTPDYLYSRVERQRKGLPPNPISCYKMREWFPDLAAVYSCHCVFEKDIRYPSPVLHVAPSLVPPEEPLTLEHLGPKELARRYVFYLQEKERLEEKIALIKRELTLYLSQKTGKKLSAGNYYVELKDGELTVKKP